AACAGAGCGGGAGTGTGGagaggaggaggcggggaggaggCCGGCCACCTAGGTAGCCGTGGCAACCACCACTTCCGGTCCGTTCCTCTTTCCGGCCCACCTCGGCTCGGCCCGCGCGAAATTTGGATCCCTCTGCCCGTGGCCACCTGCTCTCGGGGGAGGACCGGCGCGAGCCGGCAGAGGCCGACCTCCAGGCACCGCGGACTCTTCTGTGGCGCCCGAGCCCGGTACTTCCGGTGGCCCTGCGCCGCGCGGGCAGGCGAAGGGGGCCCGCGTCGCCCCGGCTGGGAAGGCGCGGGCGTGCCGAGGCGGAGGCCGCCACCATGCCGGCCCGCTGCGTGGCCGCCCACTGCGGCAACACCACCAAGTCCGGGAAGTCGCTGTTCCGCTTCCCCAAGGACCGGGCCGTGCGGCTGCTGTGGGACCGCTTCGTGCGGGGCCGCCGCGCCGACTGGTACGGGGGCAACGACCGCTCTGTCATCTGCTCGGACCACTTCGCTCCGGCCTGTTTTGACGTGTCTTCAGTTATCCAGAAGAATCTGCGCTTCTCGCAGCGCCTGAGGCTCGTGGCGGGCGCCGTGCCCACCCTGCACCGGCTGTCCGGCCCGGCACCccagggggaagaagagggagagcaaGGGGGCGGCCCCGAAAAGGGAGGAGAGCCCCAGGCGGTGAGGCAGGCAGAGGCCGCCCCGGGTCCGGCCTCCTGTACGCTCCTCCCGGCCAGGAAGAGGGCTGCGGCTTCACAGGTAAAGGGACACCAGGAGTCCACCGAGGGTCGCGGGAGGACCCCCGGACTGTGGCTCGGCTCTCCCACTAGTGTCACCTGGGGGAAGGTCACCTCGCCTCG
The sequence above is a segment of the Panthera leo isolate Ple1 chromosome B3, P.leo_Ple1_pat1.1, whole genome shotgun sequence genome. Coding sequences within it:
- the THAP10 gene encoding THAP domain-containing protein 10; this translates as MPARCVAAHCGNTTKSGKSLFRFPKDRAVRLLWDRFVRGRRADWYGGNDRSVICSDHFAPACFDVSSVIQKNLRFSQRLRLVAGAVPTLHRLSGPAPQGEEEGEQGGGPEKGGEPQAVRQAEAAPGPASCTLLPARKRAAASQITCENEITQTQVRADNLSPGVTSVPTHCEEGPVHKSTQISLKRPPHRSVGIQAKVKVFGKQLCNATTQTDELRSGSASLFDIYSSDSETDADWDLESEQSGLSYVAVQVKEESC